The following proteins are encoded in a genomic region of Alnus glutinosa chromosome 8, dhAlnGlut1.1, whole genome shotgun sequence:
- the LOC133874725 gene encoding aspartic proteinase nepenthesin-1-like: MAPFQNSLFLCLMAAAVSLAYFTPSESAAGFSLKLIPRFSPESPLYPGNLSQSERNQKMVEISQARANYLVFSQNAAMDDPESIHLPVHEASTFYSAELSLGTPQISQYLLIDAGSGLIWTQCLPCINCFNQILPLYNSTASSTYQKIPCTDPRCRKRLCKCVDGNCVYSQRYGGGAVTKGILSTETFMFAYNKDSVLPVPNMMFGCSNDNLDFTFRGRKISGILGMNTAPESLVSQLKSTIQGRFSYCLVYGYREMEATSILRFGEDTVSMRRDYKTTPIMYRDLTTYYYLNLLDISVGDHRIGFPPRTFDLKPNGNGGCIIDTGAIATFIDRGPYERVMREFDEHFTSFGLERVHKEGGLEYCYKSNPKFRPYLSMTFHFQGADFKVEPTYMYFHYEAKGYFCVALMPFTGKTLLGAWQQQDMRVVYDLNLGVVRFAPENCASDKF; the protein is encoded by the exons ATGGCCCCATTTCaaaattctctctttctctgcctcATGGCAGCTGCAGTCTCTTTAGCCTACTTCACTCCTTCAGAATCCGCTGCAGGATTTAGCCTAAAGCTCATCCCCAGGTTCTCCCCAGAATCTCCTCTGTACCCTGGAAACCTTAGCCAAtctgaaagaaatcaaaaaatgGTCGAAATCTCCCAAGCAAGGGCTAACTATCTAGTTTTTTCCCAAAATGCCGCCATGGACGACCCCGAAAGCATCCATCTCCCGGTGCATGAAGCCAGCACCTTCTACTCTGCTGAACTTTCTCTTGGAACCCCACAAATCTCTCAATATTTACTCATCGATGCTGGCAGTGGCCTCATCTGGACACAGTGCCTGCCTTGCATAAATTGCTTCAATCAAATACTTCCCCTGTACAACTCTACCGCTTCTTCAACGTACCAGAAGATCCCATGCACTGACCCTCGTTGTCGTAAGCGGCTTTGTAAATGTGTCGATGGAAATTGTGTGTACAGCCAACGGTATGGCGGCGGAGCTGTAACCAAAG GTATACTCTCTACGGAAACCTTCATGTTTGCATATAATAAGGATAGTGTCCTGCCTGTCCCAAACATGATGTTTGGCTGCTCCAACGACAATCTAGATTTCACGTTTCGTGGGCGCAAAATTTCTGGGATTTTGGGCATGAACACAGCCCCAGAGTCTTTAGTAAGCCAACTGAAAAGCACAATCCAAGGCCGTTTTTCATACTGCTTGGTCTATGGCTACCGTGAAATGGAGGCTACGAGTATCCTGAGGTTTGGTGAGGACACCGTTTCGATGAGAAGAGACTATAAAACGACACCAATTATGTACAGGGATTTGACAACCTATTACTACTTGAATTTGCTAGACATTAGTGTTGGCGACCACCGCATCGGTTTCCCGCCCCGGACCTTTGATCTTAAACCGAACGGAAACGGCGGTTGCATCATCGACACCGGAGCAATAGCCACGTTCATCGACCGCGGCCCGTACGAGAGAGTGATGAGGGAATTTGATGAGCATTTTACATCTTTTGGGCTTGAGAGAGTGCACAAAGAGGGAGGGTTGGAATATTGTTACAAGTCGAATCCCAAGTTCCGGCCATATTTGTCGATGACATTCCATTTTCAAGGAGCCGACTTCAAGGTGGAGCCAACGTATATGTATTTTCACTACGAGGCAAAGGGGTATTTCTGCGTGGCGTTGATGCCGTTTACAGGTAAAACTTTGTTGGGGGCATGGCAGCAACAAGATATGCGTGTTGTTTATGATCTCAATTTGGGTGTTGTCCGGTTTGCTCCCGAGAATTGTGCAAGTGACAAGTTTtga